In Bombus huntii isolate Logan2020A chromosome 3, iyBomHunt1.1, whole genome shotgun sequence, a single genomic region encodes these proteins:
- the LOC126863448 gene encoding nuclear factor related to kappa-B-binding protein isoform X1 translates to MEVDECSAGGDSGAEEDEDDASSHGSRSNSSSSSISGSSTSTDSGDDSGEEHGTSGSESHSSGEEDEDENENTEYSVKAESPDTLKWETCIAVNTKIKLPQDLCEHVAVFKEFLDYPYIWNECLTENQREALCNLLPAFPKDCDVEAETEKTLRMLFERENHRFGVAPLDAFHSHLSAGHYRPDIRRMCSLVRKAQQRRLLFEERKRSYELASQLLKSRESLLSNAYKQGFCQPAQRTVSKVQWRKPKPAMVEEKTQLRYLEELNALRTELGASAKLAADTTSENEENYPHYQMSGAKQKKKRRTLVGVQGLSIRGLQLDHVDEFIRPVFSTLQRAEYATNRSLFIREQTEDTYREMLLEHKKRRARRDVHPELNTQGIALADLTQRAQIGQKHKISVGPTIRITPAKKRMKLEQSPLCPPTPRLTNSNSIKHESDNSDYSHTTDENRHSNTLDIDHRMLTPIKSEPIDAYEMHQMSKKKLSPITPKVSKSSMIVTPEIKKEVEDMEYDDIKTELSTGVNEDAPLETEEEEENDKKELDLDSIDMMQLPIQLDDGIDILDDVKCEDEGVISIPDKEIAVPSNEDAIDINNGAELMQETHACFFSLLRDAFTSKGEYRMSTGEMRDAITQWQGNPISPLNDWYSLASSWPALVPLALGFLAGELTYSQEIGDRQERESELVPYLENKGNGVYAWIGAGRDSDSRLSDLCAKFLMHKDSLGLPSAISTCSPVAVKQQNQVPQASNSNVNSNSGSGNVNSSGRDSSPAIESISVDGGSINTVAEWEPPRALWPTEWKVRPSTVEEREEFRRQERMRYAAPHKAFTYRMHGYASVVGPVKGIYQHNVASGLTKARGHSLLVADRPNFVTILALVRDATARLPNGEGTRADICQLLKDSQYIREQTESDDKEGYLHSVVSGALDRLHYETDPCVRYYPRRKEWLYLHRARSESEFEMYHQQLQGVAKNKKNGGSMSRKALPPVIKPANVNKEQSPNNSKETTPKKERKATSTTQPVISRKEQKKTEEKNINDHSATTEQSAVVTNVVTTISTPATSVISMSGTTVPVTSLPTSSTSISTITVEKDVTTSDVKPQITTNVPAKKAANIGGKPVAVVKTSAQSLLQSNQQHFPHHQIQVSTSAGLQTIRLSGHSVLHSAQPVVASSASNVTNVTTNLTTILPPTKVPSQQQQQQQSQQTQQQQQTIVTNQAGKSILQTANIKQQQSQQQHVLPGKTLLASQIKLVSSGQIKSLLTSHGLQGQTIFIKQSSPSSNQSQQIQQQQLKQQQQQQQQIQQRVVTNQQQSLQTSGMQRIIAQIGGKPIAVQIQQSPHQQQQQKILAKVLTSSGSGQLISVENLLAQKGLKLATTTGHANQLNRQGKQVIQTQYQVVSQAQTSSGQSKIIASTQQQQQTQQAQTVRMVTAQLAGKPIVLASGNKNVGVGVSSGGSVVLGKQQSSQQTQQQPIILPSQLLNIKTLHGLKVIPTPAGLKTTGAAVYARVIAPTTITSSQSTGNQQQTIQTQPPRNNTYSTP, encoded by the exons ATGGAG GTGGATGAATGTTCAGCTGGTGGTGATAGTGGAGCcgaagaagatgaagatgaTGCATCTTCTCATGGATCTAGAAGTAACAGTAGTAGTAGCAGTATAAGTGGAAGTAGTACTTCAACTGATAGCGGAGATGATAGTGGAGAAGAACATGGCACAAGTGGCAGTGAAAGTCATAGTTCTGGcgaagaagatgaagatgaaaatgagAACACAGAATACTCTGTCAAAGCGGAGAGTCCAGATACTTTG AAATGGGAAACATGTATTGCTGTAAACACTAAGATAAAATTACCACAAGATCTTTGCGAACATGTAGCTGTTTTCAAGGAATTTCTGGATTATCCTTATATTTGGAACGAATGCCTTACCGAAAATCAAAGAGAAGCTCTTTGCAACCTTTTACCAGCTTTCCCAAAAGACTGCGATGTAGAAGctgaaacagagaaaacattGCGTATGTTATTCGAACGTGAAAATCACAG aTTTGGTGTAGCACCTTTGGATGCATTTCACAGTCATCTATCTGCTGGTCATTACCGCCCAGATATTAGAAGAATGTGTAGCTTAGTCCGTAAGGCACAGCAGAGAAGATTACTATTCGAGGAACGGAAAAGATCTTATGAACTAGCCAGTCAATTACTGAAATCTAGAGAAAGTTTGCTGTCTAACGCGTATAAGCAAGGTTTTTGTCAACCAGCGCAACGCACGGTGTCAAAGGTCCAATGGAGGAAACCAAAACCTGCTATGG TTGAAGAAAAAACGCAACTGCGCTATTTGGAGGAACTGAATGCACTGAGGACAGAGCTCGGAGCGAGCGCAAAGTTAGCGGCCGACACAACGTCCGAGAATGAAGAGAACTATCCGCACTATCAAATGTCCGGCGCtaagcagaagaagaagagacgCACTTTGGTTGGAGTTCAAGGATTGTCCATTCGGGGTTTGCAATTAGATCACGTGGATGAGTTTATTCGACCTGTTTTCTCCACGCTGCAACGAGCGGAATATGCCACGAATAGGTCTCTATTTATTCGCGAACAGACCGAGGATACGTATCGCGAAATGTTACTTGAACATAAAAAGAGAAGAGCTCGGCGTGAT GTTCATCCGGAATTAAATACACAAGGTATCGCTCTTGCTGACTTAACTCAAAGAGCACAAATTGGACAGAAGCACAAAATATCAGTTGGCCCTACCATACGTATCACACCAGCGAAGAAACGTATGAAATTGGAGCAATCTCCACTTTGTCCACCGACGCCAAGATTAACGAATTCTAATTCGATAAAACACGAGAGTGATAACAGTGATTATTCTCATACGACGGATGAAAACAGACATTCCAATACATTGGATATAGATCATAGAATGTTAACGCCAATTAAGTCAGAACCCATAGATGCATACGAGATGCATCAGATGTCCAAAAAGAAGTTAAGTCCCATTACACCGAAGGTTAGCAAATCTTCCATGATAGTTACGccagaaataaagaaagaggTGGAAGACATGGAGTACGATGACATAAAAACGGAACTAAGTACGGGAGTGAACGAAGACGCCCCGTTagaaacagaagaagaagaggaaaacgATAAGAAAGAGCTTGATTTGGATAGCATCGACATGATGCAGCTTCCAATACAACTCGACGATGGAATTGATATATTGGATGATGTGAAGTGCGAAGATGAAGGAGTTATATCGATACCAGATAAAGAAATCGCTGTTCCATCTAATGAAGACGCTATCGACATTAATAATGGGGCAGAATTAATGCAGGAGACACATGCTTGTTTCTTCTCGCTATTAAGAGATGCATTTACCTCAAAAGGTGAATACAGAATGAGCACAGGAGAAATGAGGGATGCTATTACTCAGTGGCAAGGAAACCCCATTTCACCATTAAATGATTGGTATTCTCTGGCATCCTCTTGGCCAGCGTTGGTTCCATTGGCTTTAGGATTTCTTGCTGGGGAACTCACTTACTCTCAAGAGATCGGTGACCGACAAGAAAGAGAATCAGAACTTGTTCCCTATTTAGAAAACAAGGGAAATGGAGTCTACGCATGGATCGGAGCTGGACGAGACTCAGACTCTCGTCTGTCGGACTTATGTGCGAAGTTCTTAATGCACAAAGATTCACTAGGTCTACCGTCTGCAATCTCCACTTGCTCTCCAGTAGCTGTGAAGCAACAAAATCAAGTGCCTCAAGCTAGTAACAGCAACGTTAACAGTAATTCTGGAAGTGGAAATGTAAATTCGAGCGGCAGAGATAGTAGTCCAGCGATAGAATCGATCAGTGTCGATGGTGGATCTATCAATACTGTCGCAGAATGGGAGCCACCTCGTGCTCTGTGGCCCACAGAATGGAAGGTTCGACCATCCACGGTGGAAGAACGAGAAGAATTTAGGAGGCAGGAACGTATGCGTTATGCTGCTCCTCATAAAGCATTTACATATAGAATGCACGGTTATGCCTCCGTCGTAGGTCCGGTGAAAGGCATTTATCAACACAATGTTG CTTCTGGTTTGACCAAAGCTCGTGGACATTCGTTGTTGGTAGCAGATCGGCCAAACTTTGTGACTATCTTAGCTTTAGTCAGAGACGCTACTGCAAGGCTTCCCAATGGTGAAGGAACTCGGGCTGACATCTGTCAGCTACTAAAAGATTCTCAGTACATTAGGGAACAGACAGAAAGTGATGATAAGGAAGGATACTTACATTCTGTCGTATCTGGAGCTTTGGACAGATTGCACTACGAAACAGATCCCTGTGTACGATATTACCCACGACGCAAGGAATGGCTATACCTTCATCGAGCTCGTTCAGAATCAGAATTTG AAATGTATCATCAACAACTACAAGGTGTTGCAAAGAATAAGAAGAATGGTGGCAGTATGTCTCGAAAGGCACTTCCTCCAGTCATAAAACCGGCTAATGTTAATAAAGAACAATCTCCTAATAACAGTAAAGAAACTACAcctaaaaaagaaagaaaggccACATCCACTACTCAACCTGTTATTTCGAg AAAAGAGCAGAAGAAAACCGAGGAGAAAAATATCAATGATCATTCCGCTACAACAGAACAATCGGCTGTGGTCACAAACGTAGTGACAACAATCAGTACGCCAGCGACTTCAGTAATTTCTATGTCAGGTACCACTGTTCCGGTTACGTCTCTACCTACGTCTTCTACTTCTATTAGTACCATTACCGTAGAAAAGGATGTAACAACTAGTGACGTAAAACCACAAATCACTACAAACGTTCCAGCGAAGAAGGCAGCGAACATCGGTGGAAAACCGGTCGCTGTTGTAAAAACAAGTGCTCAAAGTTTACTACAATCGAATCAGCAGCATTTTCCgcatcatcaaattcaagtatCAACATCCGCTGGTCTACAAACTATTAGATTATCTGGACATTCTGTGCTACATTCTGCACAGCCTGTAGTAGCCAGCAGTGCTTCTAATGTAACAAATGTAACCACCAATTTAACCACTATATTGCCTCCTACTAAAGTACCAAgtcaacaacaacaacaacaacaatcgCAACAAacacaacaacaacaacaaacaatAGTGACTAATCAAGCGGGAAAAAGTATCTTGCAAACTGCTAATATAAAACAGCAACAATCTCAACAACAACATGTACTACCTGGAAAGACATTGTTAGCTTCTCAAATAAAATTGGTCAGTTCTGGACAGATCAAGTCGCTTCTTACGAGTCATGGACTTCAGGGTCagacaatatttattaaacaatcaTCGCCATCCAGTAATCAATCACAACAAATACAACAGCAACAATTAAAG cagcaacaacaacagcaacaacaaatCCAACAGAGAGTTGTTACCAATCAACAACAATCGCTACAAACATCTGGTATGCAACGCATAATTGCGCAGATAGGAGGGAAACCAATCGCAGTACAGATTCAACAGTCACCGCATCAGCAACAACAGCAGAAGATATTGGCGAAGGTTCTAACCAGTTCTGGTAGTGGCCAGCTTATCTCGGTGGAAAATCTCCTTGCTCAGAAAGGATTGAAGTTGGCGACCACAACTGGCCACGCTAATCAACTCAACAGACAAGGGAAGCAGGTCATACAAACTCAGTATCAG GTAGTATCGCAAGCGCAGACTTCTTCAGGTCAGTCGAAGATCATAGCCAGTAcgcagcaacaacaacagaCACAGCAAGCACAAACCGTTCGGATGGTGACAGCTCAGTTGGCTGGCAAGCCAATAGTTTTAGCAAGTGGTAACAAAAACGTAGGAGTTGGAGTGAGCAGCGGTGGAAGCGTAGTACTTGGAAAGCAACAATCATCGCAACAGACACAGCAGCAACCTATCATTTTACCGAGTCAGTTACTTAACATCAAAACGTTGCACGGTTTGAAGGTGATACCGACTCCTGCCGGATTGAAAACTACGGGTGCAGCAGTCTACGCGCGAGTTATTGCTCCAACTACCATAACTTCGTCTCAATCGACGGGAAATCAACAGCAGACTATTCAGACGCAACCACCGAGAAATAACACCTACAGTACACCTTGA
- the LOC126863448 gene encoding nuclear factor related to kappa-B-binding protein isoform X2: protein MEVDECSAGGDSGAEEDEDDASSHGSRSNSSSSSISGSSTSTDSGDDSGEEHGTSGSESHSSGEEDEDENENTEYSVKAESPDTLKWETCIAVNTKIKLPQDLCEHVAVFKEFLDYPYIWNECLTENQREALCNLLPAFPKDCDVEAETEKTLRMLFERENHRFGVAPLDAFHSHLSAGHYRPDIRRMCSLVRKAQQRRLLFEERKRSYELASQLLKSRESLLSNAYKQGFCQPAQRTVSKVQWRKPKPAMVEEKTQLRYLEELNALRTELGASAKLAADTTSENEENYPHYQMSGAKQKKKRRTLVGVQGLSIRGLQLDHVDEFIRPVFSTLQRAEYATNRSLFIREQTEDTYREMLLEHKKRRARRDVHPELNTQGIALADLTQRAQIGQKHKISVGPTIRITPAKKRMKLEQSPLCPPTPRLTNSNSIKHESDNSDYSHTTDENRHSNTLDIDHRMLTPIKSEPIDAYEMHQMSKKKLSPITPKVSKSSMIVTPEIKKEVEDMEYDDIKTELSTGVNEDAPLETEEEEENDKKELDLDSIDMMQLPIQLDDGIDILDDVKCEDEGVISIPDKEIAVPSNEDAIDINNGAELMQETHACFFSLLRDAFTSKGEYRMSTGEMRDAITQWQGNPISPLNDWYSLASSWPALVPLALGFLAGELTYSQEIGDRQERESELVPYLENKGNGVYAWIGAGRDSDSRLSDLCAKFLMHKDSLGLPSAISTCSPVAVKQQNQVPQASNSNVNSNSGSGNVNSSGRDSSPAIESISVDGGSINTVAEWEPPRALWPTEWKVRPSTVEEREEFRRQERMRYAAPHKAFTYRMHGYASVVGPVKGIYQHNVASGLTKARGHSLLVADRPNFVTILALVRDATARLPNGEGTRADICQLLKDSQYIREQTESDDKEGYLHSVVSGALDRLHYETDPCVRYYPRRKEWLYLHRARSESEFEMYHQQLQGVAKNKKNGGSMSRKALPPVIKPANVNKEQSPNNSKETTPKKERKATSTTQPVISRKEQKKTEEKNINDHSATTEQSAVVTNVVTTISTPATSVISMSGTTVPVTSLPTSSTSISTITVEKDVTTSDVKPQITTNVPAKKAANIGGKPVAVVKTSAQSLLQSNQQHFPHHQIQVSTSAGLQTIRLSGHSVLHSAQPVVASSASNVTNVTTNLTTILPPTKVPSQQQQQQQSQQTQQQQQTIVTNQAGKSILQTANIKQQQSQQQHVLPGKTLLASQIKLVSSGQIKSLLTSHGLQGQTIFIKQSSPSSNQSQQIQQQQLKQQQQQQQIQQRVVTNQQQSLQTSGMQRIIAQIGGKPIAVQIQQSPHQQQQQKILAKVLTSSGSGQLISVENLLAQKGLKLATTTGHANQLNRQGKQVIQTQYQVVSQAQTSSGQSKIIASTQQQQQTQQAQTVRMVTAQLAGKPIVLASGNKNVGVGVSSGGSVVLGKQQSSQQTQQQPIILPSQLLNIKTLHGLKVIPTPAGLKTTGAAVYARVIAPTTITSSQSTGNQQQTIQTQPPRNNTYSTP, encoded by the exons ATGGAG GTGGATGAATGTTCAGCTGGTGGTGATAGTGGAGCcgaagaagatgaagatgaTGCATCTTCTCATGGATCTAGAAGTAACAGTAGTAGTAGCAGTATAAGTGGAAGTAGTACTTCAACTGATAGCGGAGATGATAGTGGAGAAGAACATGGCACAAGTGGCAGTGAAAGTCATAGTTCTGGcgaagaagatgaagatgaaaatgagAACACAGAATACTCTGTCAAAGCGGAGAGTCCAGATACTTTG AAATGGGAAACATGTATTGCTGTAAACACTAAGATAAAATTACCACAAGATCTTTGCGAACATGTAGCTGTTTTCAAGGAATTTCTGGATTATCCTTATATTTGGAACGAATGCCTTACCGAAAATCAAAGAGAAGCTCTTTGCAACCTTTTACCAGCTTTCCCAAAAGACTGCGATGTAGAAGctgaaacagagaaaacattGCGTATGTTATTCGAACGTGAAAATCACAG aTTTGGTGTAGCACCTTTGGATGCATTTCACAGTCATCTATCTGCTGGTCATTACCGCCCAGATATTAGAAGAATGTGTAGCTTAGTCCGTAAGGCACAGCAGAGAAGATTACTATTCGAGGAACGGAAAAGATCTTATGAACTAGCCAGTCAATTACTGAAATCTAGAGAAAGTTTGCTGTCTAACGCGTATAAGCAAGGTTTTTGTCAACCAGCGCAACGCACGGTGTCAAAGGTCCAATGGAGGAAACCAAAACCTGCTATGG TTGAAGAAAAAACGCAACTGCGCTATTTGGAGGAACTGAATGCACTGAGGACAGAGCTCGGAGCGAGCGCAAAGTTAGCGGCCGACACAACGTCCGAGAATGAAGAGAACTATCCGCACTATCAAATGTCCGGCGCtaagcagaagaagaagagacgCACTTTGGTTGGAGTTCAAGGATTGTCCATTCGGGGTTTGCAATTAGATCACGTGGATGAGTTTATTCGACCTGTTTTCTCCACGCTGCAACGAGCGGAATATGCCACGAATAGGTCTCTATTTATTCGCGAACAGACCGAGGATACGTATCGCGAAATGTTACTTGAACATAAAAAGAGAAGAGCTCGGCGTGAT GTTCATCCGGAATTAAATACACAAGGTATCGCTCTTGCTGACTTAACTCAAAGAGCACAAATTGGACAGAAGCACAAAATATCAGTTGGCCCTACCATACGTATCACACCAGCGAAGAAACGTATGAAATTGGAGCAATCTCCACTTTGTCCACCGACGCCAAGATTAACGAATTCTAATTCGATAAAACACGAGAGTGATAACAGTGATTATTCTCATACGACGGATGAAAACAGACATTCCAATACATTGGATATAGATCATAGAATGTTAACGCCAATTAAGTCAGAACCCATAGATGCATACGAGATGCATCAGATGTCCAAAAAGAAGTTAAGTCCCATTACACCGAAGGTTAGCAAATCTTCCATGATAGTTACGccagaaataaagaaagaggTGGAAGACATGGAGTACGATGACATAAAAACGGAACTAAGTACGGGAGTGAACGAAGACGCCCCGTTagaaacagaagaagaagaggaaaacgATAAGAAAGAGCTTGATTTGGATAGCATCGACATGATGCAGCTTCCAATACAACTCGACGATGGAATTGATATATTGGATGATGTGAAGTGCGAAGATGAAGGAGTTATATCGATACCAGATAAAGAAATCGCTGTTCCATCTAATGAAGACGCTATCGACATTAATAATGGGGCAGAATTAATGCAGGAGACACATGCTTGTTTCTTCTCGCTATTAAGAGATGCATTTACCTCAAAAGGTGAATACAGAATGAGCACAGGAGAAATGAGGGATGCTATTACTCAGTGGCAAGGAAACCCCATTTCACCATTAAATGATTGGTATTCTCTGGCATCCTCTTGGCCAGCGTTGGTTCCATTGGCTTTAGGATTTCTTGCTGGGGAACTCACTTACTCTCAAGAGATCGGTGACCGACAAGAAAGAGAATCAGAACTTGTTCCCTATTTAGAAAACAAGGGAAATGGAGTCTACGCATGGATCGGAGCTGGACGAGACTCAGACTCTCGTCTGTCGGACTTATGTGCGAAGTTCTTAATGCACAAAGATTCACTAGGTCTACCGTCTGCAATCTCCACTTGCTCTCCAGTAGCTGTGAAGCAACAAAATCAAGTGCCTCAAGCTAGTAACAGCAACGTTAACAGTAATTCTGGAAGTGGAAATGTAAATTCGAGCGGCAGAGATAGTAGTCCAGCGATAGAATCGATCAGTGTCGATGGTGGATCTATCAATACTGTCGCAGAATGGGAGCCACCTCGTGCTCTGTGGCCCACAGAATGGAAGGTTCGACCATCCACGGTGGAAGAACGAGAAGAATTTAGGAGGCAGGAACGTATGCGTTATGCTGCTCCTCATAAAGCATTTACATATAGAATGCACGGTTATGCCTCCGTCGTAGGTCCGGTGAAAGGCATTTATCAACACAATGTTG CTTCTGGTTTGACCAAAGCTCGTGGACATTCGTTGTTGGTAGCAGATCGGCCAAACTTTGTGACTATCTTAGCTTTAGTCAGAGACGCTACTGCAAGGCTTCCCAATGGTGAAGGAACTCGGGCTGACATCTGTCAGCTACTAAAAGATTCTCAGTACATTAGGGAACAGACAGAAAGTGATGATAAGGAAGGATACTTACATTCTGTCGTATCTGGAGCTTTGGACAGATTGCACTACGAAACAGATCCCTGTGTACGATATTACCCACGACGCAAGGAATGGCTATACCTTCATCGAGCTCGTTCAGAATCAGAATTTG AAATGTATCATCAACAACTACAAGGTGTTGCAAAGAATAAGAAGAATGGTGGCAGTATGTCTCGAAAGGCACTTCCTCCAGTCATAAAACCGGCTAATGTTAATAAAGAACAATCTCCTAATAACAGTAAAGAAACTACAcctaaaaaagaaagaaaggccACATCCACTACTCAACCTGTTATTTCGAg AAAAGAGCAGAAGAAAACCGAGGAGAAAAATATCAATGATCATTCCGCTACAACAGAACAATCGGCTGTGGTCACAAACGTAGTGACAACAATCAGTACGCCAGCGACTTCAGTAATTTCTATGTCAGGTACCACTGTTCCGGTTACGTCTCTACCTACGTCTTCTACTTCTATTAGTACCATTACCGTAGAAAAGGATGTAACAACTAGTGACGTAAAACCACAAATCACTACAAACGTTCCAGCGAAGAAGGCAGCGAACATCGGTGGAAAACCGGTCGCTGTTGTAAAAACAAGTGCTCAAAGTTTACTACAATCGAATCAGCAGCATTTTCCgcatcatcaaattcaagtatCAACATCCGCTGGTCTACAAACTATTAGATTATCTGGACATTCTGTGCTACATTCTGCACAGCCTGTAGTAGCCAGCAGTGCTTCTAATGTAACAAATGTAACCACCAATTTAACCACTATATTGCCTCCTACTAAAGTACCAAgtcaacaacaacaacaacaacaatcgCAACAAacacaacaacaacaacaaacaatAGTGACTAATCAAGCGGGAAAAAGTATCTTGCAAACTGCTAATATAAAACAGCAACAATCTCAACAACAACATGTACTACCTGGAAAGACATTGTTAGCTTCTCAAATAAAATTGGTCAGTTCTGGACAGATCAAGTCGCTTCTTACGAGTCATGGACTTCAGGGTCagacaatatttattaaacaatcaTCGCCATCCAGTAATCAATCACAACAAATACAACAGCAACAATTAAAG caacaacaacagcaacaacaaatCCAACAGAGAGTTGTTACCAATCAACAACAATCGCTACAAACATCTGGTATGCAACGCATAATTGCGCAGATAGGAGGGAAACCAATCGCAGTACAGATTCAACAGTCACCGCATCAGCAACAACAGCAGAAGATATTGGCGAAGGTTCTAACCAGTTCTGGTAGTGGCCAGCTTATCTCGGTGGAAAATCTCCTTGCTCAGAAAGGATTGAAGTTGGCGACCACAACTGGCCACGCTAATCAACTCAACAGACAAGGGAAGCAGGTCATACAAACTCAGTATCAG GTAGTATCGCAAGCGCAGACTTCTTCAGGTCAGTCGAAGATCATAGCCAGTAcgcagcaacaacaacagaCACAGCAAGCACAAACCGTTCGGATGGTGACAGCTCAGTTGGCTGGCAAGCCAATAGTTTTAGCAAGTGGTAACAAAAACGTAGGAGTTGGAGTGAGCAGCGGTGGAAGCGTAGTACTTGGAAAGCAACAATCATCGCAACAGACACAGCAGCAACCTATCATTTTACCGAGTCAGTTACTTAACATCAAAACGTTGCACGGTTTGAAGGTGATACCGACTCCTGCCGGATTGAAAACTACGGGTGCAGCAGTCTACGCGCGAGTTATTGCTCCAACTACCATAACTTCGTCTCAATCGACGGGAAATCAACAGCAGACTATTCAGACGCAACCACCGAGAAATAACACCTACAGTACACCTTGA